A single window of Phycisphaerae bacterium DNA harbors:
- a CDS encoding DUF4139 domain-containing protein, whose product MKKRIIFSAIALIMVYSAGFAAPQKANEQGTALTIYNDNFAVVRESRQMSFEKGLNTAKFTDVASAIDPTSVNFRCLSAPGAVSVLEQNYEYDLVNTDSLLKRYIDKNVTAVLKGSGADPGRKSTGQLLASMGDSLILKSQANDIEILDKSSIEEISLKEMPDDLVTRPTLVWLANAKEKGDQLCQVTYTTGQINWNADYSAVLNADETKIDFTGWVTIDNKSGATYKDSTIKLIAGDVRRVAEPQRPRGDMVFKMAAEAAGGGFEEKPFMEYHMYTLGRKSTINNNQVKQVEFITPALGVPVKKLYIYERGGQQMYGRGQQSSKVQIKLEFENKKENNLGIALPKGKVRVFKKDPADESLEFVGEDRIDHTPNKEKLLLYIGNAFDVVAEYTQVDSQHDRRMTRETHKIELRNRKAEPITVFVDEKFPQWVNWTIDKNTHNYEKRDANTARFEVKIEADSTATLQYTATQTW is encoded by the coding sequence ATGAAAAAGCGAATAATATTTTCAGCAATAGCCTTAATAATGGTCTATTCAGCCGGTTTCGCAGCACCGCAGAAAGCGAATGAACAGGGAACGGCTCTGACGATTTATAACGACAATTTCGCGGTCGTAAGGGAATCCCGGCAAATGTCTTTCGAGAAGGGCCTCAATACGGCCAAGTTTACCGATGTCGCCTCGGCGATTGACCCGACCAGCGTAAATTTCCGCTGCCTCTCCGCGCCAGGCGCGGTGTCTGTTCTCGAACAGAACTACGAGTACGACCTCGTCAATACCGATAGTCTGCTCAAACGCTATATCGATAAAAATGTTACAGCTGTCTTAAAGGGCAGCGGCGCCGACCCGGGCAGGAAATCGACCGGCCAGCTTTTAGCGTCAATGGGCGACAGTTTAATATTGAAAAGCCAGGCAAATGATATCGAGATTTTAGACAAAAGCAGCATAGAAGAGATTTCACTGAAAGAAATGCCCGATGATTTGGTCACCAGGCCGACGCTGGTCTGGCTTGCGAACGCGAAAGAAAAAGGCGACCAGCTTTGCCAGGTAACCTATACCACCGGGCAAATCAACTGGAACGCCGATTATTCGGCGGTCCTGAACGCCGACGAGACAAAGATTGATTTCACCGGCTGGGTGACAATCGATAACAAAAGCGGCGCGACTTACAAGGATTCGACCATAAAACTGATTGCCGGCGATGTCAGAAGAGTCGCTGAACCGCAGCGTCCGAGAGGAGATATGGTTTTCAAAATGGCGGCGGAAGCGGCGGGGGGCGGCTTCGAGGAAAAGCCGTTTATGGAATACCATATGTACACTCTCGGCAGAAAGAGCACCATAAACAATAATCAGGTTAAGCAGGTTGAGTTTATCACTCCTGCTTTGGGCGTGCCGGTAAAGAAGCTTTATATTTATGAACGCGGCGGGCAGCAGATGTATGGCAGGGGACAGCAAAGCAGCAAGGTTCAGATAAAGCTTGAGTTTGAAAATAAAAAAGAAAACAATCTCGGCATCGCGCTGCCTAAGGGCAAGGTTCGCGTCTTCAAGAAAGACCCTGCCGATGAGAGTCTGGAGTTTGTTGGTGAGGACAGAATCGACCATACGCCCAACAAGGAAAAGCTGCTGCTTTATATAGGCAATGCCTTCGACGTGGTCGCTGAATATACGCAGGTCGATAGCCAGCACGACAGACGTATGACGCGAGAGACACATAAAATCGAGCTTAGAAACAGAAAAGCTGAGCCGATTACGGTTTTTGTCGATGAAAAGTTTCCGCAATGGGTGAACTGGACAATCGACAAAAATACGCATAACTACGAAAAACGCGATGCCAATACCGCCAGATTCGAAGTGAAAATCGAGGCCGATTCGACCGCCACGCTCCAATATACCGCCACGCAGACGTGGTGA